Proteins from a single region of Hermetia illucens chromosome 3, iHerIll2.2.curated.20191125, whole genome shotgun sequence:
- the LOC119651549 gene encoding UDP-N-acetylglucosamine transferase subunit ALG13 homolog, translating into MKSFNTVFVTVGTTRFDSMVDAVCSSETLQTLHNLGCTRLIVQYGAGDESSVHGAKLDGINVESYRLKPSITEDIQKADLVISHAGAGSCLEVLKENKPLVVVINDELMGNHQIELAEQLHLDGNLFYCSPQDLRKTLTTCDFDGLKPYHKGDMTRFVHCLDELMGFK; encoded by the coding sequence ATGAAGTCCTTTAACACAGTTTTCGTCACTGTTGGCACAACGAGGTTTGATTCAATGGTGGATGCTGTGTGCAGTTCAGAGACGCTCCAAACACTACATAATTTAGGATGTACTCGCTTAATTGTTCAGTACGGCGCAGGTGACGAGAGTTCGGTCCATGGTGCTAAGTTGGACGGGATCAACGTGGAGAGCTATCGACTGAAACCCAGCATTACTGAAGATATCCAGAAAGCCGACTTAGTTATAAGTCACGCAGGAGCTGGGAGTTGCTTAGAAGTCCTGAAGGAGAATAAACCACTTGTTGTGGTTATCAACGATGAGTTGATGGGGAATCACCAGATCGAATTGGCTGAGCAGCTGCATCTCGACGGGAACCTTTTCTATTGCTCTCCTCAGGATTTAAGGAAGACGCTGACCACTTGTGATTTTGATGGGTTGAAGCCCTACCACAAAGGTGACATGACGCGATTTGTTCATTGTTTAGATGAACTAATGGGATTCAAGTAG
- the LOC119651738 gene encoding uncharacterized protein LOC119651738 — translation MAGYQFVFDEPSMEWDDDEDFGGGGPTLEWDETGIQLTGAGKPKTLPPSPPPPPPQPKETDFFRSFLNTAREEQREKLSTVAKSVREANVSRRAVSPGAASTQREEDDRQEKQKEATTRTYLDFLLHKRHQTARERAYELRQQGYKIPEGREYFSFIGEPVTRTPEFRRHTLPAPGKEPALREPSWLHELSHATPKSFEGMDESYKGQLSAILAEGDIDWDASFEGVPKADTQQWEQLQGSYGKDTSLDKSKDDEKDISKSVAELIESVKDDKEKALDYLIDDVYFPGVIDDAVNGKINFNQIAFNLVFDDDDVPEDAPPMDKQPISLIEAFDKRVERQKGAIKKTTMQSPPPSGPADLEAEMEATLGDIQEPEGGERPDLSTFVQESPSKTKVLNREELVLASTVGIDVSTIVQNKPVNELIMAINSLQKAEYMNDYDKSFQAAEEAYKRAPPELAESAAIFGARNFRTVELSRKQTTIVGDKSYKPIEVVSYMGITKPMPGVKN, via the exons ATGGCAGGATATCAGTTCGTTTTCGA TGAACCTAGTATGGAGTGGGATGACGATGAAGACTTTGGCGGAGGAGGCCCAACTTTGGAATGGGATGAAACAGGAATACAACTGACGGGAGCAGGTAAACCGAAAACCCTGCCTCCGTCACCTCCGCCACCCCCTCCCCAGCCTAAGGAGACTGACTTTTTT CGATCATTCCTGAACACAGCCAGAGAGGAACAACGGGAGAAGCTGAGTACGGTCGCAAAATC AGTTCGTGAAGCAAACGTCTCCCGACGAGCTGTTTCACCAGGTGCAGCGTCAACGCAAAGAGAG GAGGACGATAggcaagaaaaacaaaaggaagcAACGACAAGAACATATTTGGATTTTCTACTGCACAAACGACATCAAACTGCTCGGGAGAGGGCCTACGAATTAAGACAGCAAGGATATAAGATACCAGAAGGCAGA GAATATTTCTCTTTCATCGGGGAGCCGGTTACAAGAACTCCGGAGTTTCGACGCCACACTCTTCCAGCACCTGGCAAAGAGCCAGCTTTACGCGAGCCCAGCTGGCTGCATGAACTGTCACATGCAACGCCTAAAAGTTTTGAGGGAATGGATGAGTCTTATAAAGGGCAGTTAAGTGCCATTCTAGCGGAGG GAGATATCGACTGGGACGCCTCATTTGAAGGTGTGCCAAAGGCTGACACCCAGCAATGGGAACAACTACAAG GTTCCTATGGAAAGGATACATCTCTGGATAAATCAAAGGACGATGAAAAAG ATATAAGTAAATCTGTAGCTGAACTCATAG AATCTGTGAAGGACGATAAAG AGAAAGCACTTGACTACCTGATCGACGACGTCTACTTTCCGGGGGTTATTGATGACGCTGTCAATgggaaaatcaattttaatcaaATCGCGTTTAATTTGGtgttcgatgatgatgatgttcctgAAGATGCACCTCCCATGGACAAGCAACCCATATCCTTAATTGAGGCTTTTGATAAACGAGTCGAACGTCAAAAAGGGGCCATAAAGAAAACCACAATGCAGTCACCTCCACCATCGGGGCCAGCAGATCTTGAGGCCGAGATGGAAGCCACCTTGGGTGATATCCAGGAACCAGAAGGAGGTGAAAGGCCTGATCTCTCCACATTTGTCCAGGAAAGTCCTTCAAAGACGAAAGTCTTAAATCGTGAAGAGCTGGTTTTGGCCAGCACTGTGGGAATTGATGTGTCTACAATTGTTCAAAACAAACCAGTGAACGAGTTGATTATGGCGATAAATAGCCTACAGAAGGCCGAGTACATGAATGATTATGATAAGTCATTCCAAGCCGCTGAAGAAGCCTACAAGCGAGCGCCTCCTGAATTGGCAGAAAGT GCTGCGATTTTTGGCGCTCGAAATTTCCGAACAGTGGAATTATCAAGGAAAcaaactacgattgtcggcgaTAAATCATATAAACCAATAGAAGTTGTAAGCTACATGGGGATCACAAAACCAATGCCTGGGGTAAAAAACTAG